The Rhinoraja longicauda isolate Sanriku21f chromosome 19, sRhiLon1.1, whole genome shotgun sequence genome includes a window with the following:
- the LOC144602592 gene encoding zinc-binding protein A33-like, translating to MASKGQVDSLTEEAEQSHNLQSKITSQFAELHQILTGKEQRVLADIREEEKKILNTMEKKLEEIEENLNSIEEDLLKLQQQMDQKDSVVFLKEEAGRKRRVSDEDRALTVTDGALPIEKFHQHFLMNTLWRETSAIKRVSVTLDVETAHARLEVSEDRKRVRATGTRRSLPDTGKRFTRRYHSSALAG from the exons atggcttcgaaaggtCAGGTCGATAGTTTAacggaggaggca gaacagtcacacaaccttcaatccaagatcacatcccagtttgctgaactgcaccagattctcactgggaaagagcagcgcgtactggcagatatccgggaggaagagaagaagattctaaatacaatggagaaaaaacttgaagagattgaagagaatttaaattcgatTGAGGAGGATCTCTTAAAGTTAcagcaacagatggatcaaaaggacagtgtggtgtttctgaag gaggaagctgggaggaagaggag GGTTAGTGATGAAGATAGAGCACTCACAGTGACAGATGgtgccttgccgattgaaaaattccatcaacactttttgatgaacacgctgtggagagaaacatctgCCATTAAGCGAG tctccgtcaccctggatgtggaaacagcgcatgcgcggctcgaggtgtctgaggatcggaagagggtgagagcgaccgggacccggaggagtctccctgacaccgggaagaggtttaca AgaagatatcacagcagtgctctgGCAGGATAG